A genomic window from Rubrobacter aplysinae includes:
- a CDS encoding ThiF family adenylyltransferase, producing MSVRTTTTNKAKPVKVMNPARTRVVIFGVGGTGAYVTQSVLRLLYSIRQANRETTALAGGSLPQQIPEVLLVEGGEVSDRNILRQGYLPQDAGRNKALVLSERYGAAYGMAVNAYPNYLDESTDIANLVCDGAVVVGCVDNAATRRLLHEKLYGAENIVYLDSGNGAVPMPVPDAQIGKQERISLRESGWDGQVVCGARKDGETVLPFPADTFPTLIEVEDADDRHPDEIPCNELTVSAPQRMTTNLVAANVVLTYLTTLLTEGTVLNCRSLFDARQGYVRSTPAVDEMDELAAS from the coding sequence GTGAGCGTAAGAACTACCACGACCAACAAGGCGAAGCCGGTAAAGGTGATGAATCCGGCCAGGACCCGTGTCGTGATCTTCGGCGTCGGCGGTACGGGAGCCTACGTCACCCAGTCGGTGCTAAGACTGCTCTATAGCATCCGGCAGGCAAACCGGGAGACCACCGCGCTAGCTGGCGGCTCTCTGCCACAGCAGATACCGGAGGTCCTATTGGTAGAAGGCGGGGAGGTCTCGGATAGGAACATCTTGAGGCAAGGCTATCTTCCCCAGGACGCCGGGAGGAACAAGGCGCTGGTACTCAGCGAGCGCTACGGCGCGGCGTACGGTATGGCGGTGAACGCCTACCCCAACTACCTCGACGAGAGCACGGATATAGCGAACCTGGTCTGCGACGGGGCGGTGGTAGTCGGCTGCGTAGACAATGCTGCTACCCGGCGGCTACTACACGAGAAACTGTATGGGGCGGAGAACATCGTCTACCTGGACTCCGGCAACGGGGCGGTACCGATGCCCGTGCCGGATGCGCAGATAGGCAAGCAGGAGAGGATTTCCCTTAGAGAGTCCGGCTGGGACGGTCAGGTGGTGTGCGGGGCGCGAAAGGACGGCGAGACAGTACTGCCGTTCCCGGCTGACACGTTCCCCACTCTAATAGAGGTAGAAGACGCCGACGATAGGCATCCCGACGAGATCCCGTGCAACGAGCTCACGGTGAGCGCGCCACAGAGAATGACCACCAATCTCGTGGCCGCGAACGTCGTGCTCACCTACCTCACCACACTTCTTACCGAAGGTACAGTCCTCAACTGCCGCTCTCTTTTCGACGCCCGGCAGGGCTACGTGCGTAGCACCCCGGCGGTGGACGAGATGGACGAGCTCGCCGCTTCGTAA
- a CDS encoding DUF6573 family protein → MIRGHRQEQYFYGGKDDSELRARISPVRLYTFDRLGDGECELSEIVAITEAPLIGGRALVAAQVPGMERSPAARFEHPDEARRFSRRLTEALERVYMEEAGMQANRMNGVSEFFGDPIHVYTREEAKQDGVLVDVTGTAREAGFKVDTAITAALDADISDLSSPLLDGGESHKGRLWDVLVTGHLAAHKSGLPALAYTLHMPVGDKKLYEVKAVIGPGDDEDPVLTLMRTDED, encoded by the coding sequence ATGATCCGCGGGCATAGACAAGAGCAGTACTTCTATGGCGGTAAGGACGACTCGGAACTGAGGGCCAGGATCAGTCCGGTCCGCCTCTACACCTTCGATCGCCTTGGCGACGGCGAGTGTGAGCTATCGGAGATAGTCGCCATTACCGAAGCGCCGTTGATCGGCGGCCGCGCGCTGGTAGCGGCACAGGTACCGGGCATGGAGCGCAGCCCCGCGGCCCGTTTCGAGCACCCGGACGAGGCGCGGAGGTTCAGCCGCAGGCTTACCGAAGCCCTCGAGAGAGTCTATATGGAGGAGGCAGGTATGCAGGCGAATCGAATGAATGGAGTGAGCGAGTTTTTCGGGGATCCGATCCACGTCTACACCCGCGAAGAGGCGAAGCAAGACGGCGTGCTCGTCGACGTCACCGGCACCGCGAGAGAAGCCGGTTTCAAGGTGGACACCGCGATCACCGCCGCCCTCGACGCCGACATCTCGGACCTATCTAGCCCTCTACTTGATGGCGGGGAATCTCACAAGGGGCGGCTGTGGGACGTGCTAGTTACCGGCCACCTCGCCGCGCACAAGAGCGGCCTGCCGGCACTCGCCTACACGCTTCACATGCCCGTAGGAGACAAGAAACTGTACGAGGTGAAGGCCGTGATCGGACCGGGAGACGACGAAGACCCGGTCCTTACGCTGATGCGCACGGACGAGGACTAG
- a CDS encoding Lrp/AsnC family transcriptional regulator, with protein MNNEKALDNVGWAILGELQSNARLSLNEIGRRVNLSAPAVADRIEKMETAGIITGYHAAVDAAKVGLPMSAFIQADSAGSSYAKLVEMAQTLPEVAECYRVTGQECLIIKVRVSSIEHLQGVIDRFATLGPVNTSVVLSSVIEWRPLKRNEDATEAS; from the coding sequence TTGAATAACGAAAAAGCGCTCGATAACGTTGGATGGGCTATCCTTGGAGAGCTTCAAAGCAACGCTCGCCTTTCCCTGAACGAGATCGGGCGCCGGGTGAATCTCTCTGCCCCGGCAGTAGCCGATAGGATAGAAAAGATGGAGACGGCGGGCATCATCACTGGCTACCATGCTGCGGTAGATGCTGCCAAGGTGGGCTTACCCATGAGCGCCTTCATCCAGGCCGATTCGGCGGGTAGCTCTTACGCCAAACTTGTCGAAATGGCCCAGACTCTACCGGAAGTAGCCGAATGTTACCGCGTGACCGGTCAGGAATGTCTAATCATTAAAGTGAGGGTCTCCTCAATCGAACACTTACAGGGAGTGATAGATAGGTTCGCCACCCTTGGCCCGGTCAACACTTCGGTTGTCCTATCCAGCGTGATCGAGTGGCGACCTCTGAAACGGAACGAAGACGCAACAGAAGCGTCCTAA